From the genome of Gymnogyps californianus isolate 813 chromosome 4, ASM1813914v2, whole genome shotgun sequence:
AGTCTGATGGATTGGCAACTCAAAGTAGAAAATAGGCTATGTCTCTTTCTAACTGGTTCAGAAATTGCTTCATGTCCGTGTTGTGTCCATATGTGTCCATAGTGCTGTCTggtagcaaagaagaaaaaaaaagaaaaaaatcttccaagaGACAGGATGAAGTGAATAGGGACAtcaaaaaaaatctcccttaACTTCTACTCTGTAGTCATACTTCTCTCATGTTCTATATCATGCTGAGTAATATTGTTATTGCATATCAGCTTTCACATACGGCATCTTATTAAAAGGTGTATGTTGTATAAGTAAATTTGGTTGGTGAGACTAAAGTACAGTAATTGCCACATACAGTGCAACAGCTTATCTTCAATATATACCCTTTTTGTACACAgttcaaattttttaaaatgttgtgaGTATCCTTTTCACTTGAAGAATAAGAAGTGTATGAAAGATGATCTTAAAcctcttttaaaatctgtggaaGTCACCAGCCTCAGTATTGTATtagttttgtgtttaaaaaggGAGCTGTATGTGCACACCACACATGGGTGTTTTGTGTATGAAAACGCTATGCCCAGGTTAGAGGAACAAAGGCTCCATGGTGGTGCAGAGAATTCTACTGTTGCGGGCTTTTGACCTTGcaagaggaacagaaagtgttttggtttccattgttaagatattttaaaagtttgcttaTTTTGCTGTCACTCAGGACTTGTCAGTCCCGGCATTACAGTGGAACAACAGATGGTATAATCAATTTGGAAATCATTTTCCCTCATTGTCAGAGGAATTGAAATTTCAACAAttccattttgatttaaaaacattatacTTAGATTGTCAAAATATAACTGCCTAGCCGCCCACCAACCTGCACATTAAATACTTAACAGAGTAAGGAAATCATTACTGTTTGTAATTTGTGGTCgcgtaaaaaaaaaagctctgtttgCAGTTTAGAttattctgttgttttgttgcAGAAAGTGGTGTTCTGGATCAGGACGCAGAAGGAAACATTGACCATATTGCTGTGGTAGcaatcaattttcttttctttgtcatcTTGTTTGTGTTTGCTGTCTTTGAAACGTAAGTTTTGTctattttctctcaaaatacTTAGACATGTAATGTAGTTAGACTGGGTGTGCATGTAAAGGCTTTTCTGTTGCACTCATTTTCTTAACCGTactcttcagaaacagaagtcCAAAACCATATGCAATCAAATTGATATATACTGATATAGAGTAATGAATTAAAGGTCAGTaataactgaaaatatgtaGCATACAGTTGGTAGTGTATGAAACATTAACCTAAAAACTTTTGAATGGATGGAAACCCATATCCTCAACTTTTTaagtcttaaaagaaaaagtagcttAACTTGGGCTACCTAAAGTCTTCAGAGAAAACTGGTCTTCAGTTGAGTACCTTGTtctatactttcttttttaaatttgtttaactTCTTAGCATGATTCTGATTAGCTCCAAAAGCTCCAGTGAAGCTCTTAGTAGTGATTATTTCAGTAATGATGAAAACAATTGTTTGATATAGTTAATGCAGTTGTATTCTTAAATACACTATTTTACGTGATGTTTTTTTTACCTAAAGAGGTGTGTTATTCTCTTATATACAGAAAATTTGGGAGTGAACAAGTAAAACATAACAACATTACCTCAGACTGAAgtatacttccttttttttaatttataaaatactttgagGATATAAGATTTATTTTGTAAGGTTTTTGAGCTCTAACATagctaaaatttcttttaacaatATGTCTCTGTCttaattgcattatttttagaaaactgagATCCTAGAGACTGGTTGGTTGCTAAAACTGAAACAGtattaaatgtttattatttttatactcaCAGGGCCcgattggtttttttttctctctatgaCTATTGCTTTGCTTTAACTCCATCATCTTTTCATGAAATAGATTAATGATGCTTCAGAGTATGGCTGGTGTAATGCAGTTGTGAATTTTGTCTAGTGGATTTAGTTTTGATAAATGATGCGTGACAGAATTAGTTTATAACTAGCCTGTGTTTTCTGATACCTCCGTCAGGAGGAAAGGCTTCTATACCACTGTGTTTAATGTTTGGGACAATATATGTATAGAAAGAGCTGTATAgaagatgggtttttttaattaatgtcaTTTTGTTCTGTCAATTTAGTATAGCTACTCCATTGACGATGGATATGTATTCCTGGACCAGGAAAGAAGCCGTTTTTTATAATGGAATAATCCTTAGTGTGATTGGCATTGAATCGGTTATTGTTTTCATGGTGGTTAAAACGCTATCTAAAAGGTAAGTTTTTGGAGTTTATCGGAATTTTGTTACTTATGTTAGCTAAGTGTGAGAAGCTTTATGGCAAGGGCAAATCTGCATTACTTAAATCTTTTGCTTGTTAATGAATTTGGGTTTACTATGACAATGAAGTACTTCCAGTTTTGACACAGCCATGATGCTGTGGTTGTTCTTTATTCTGTTAACATAATCCCCTTCCTTGTCTGTGTTTTACCCTTGAATcacaagaaaaacaggttttaagtTGCTGTGATTTTGCACTTTTTGTTGCAGGTGTTTTGGTCAGGCATCTTTTCAACAAACTAATGGACTATGTCATTAGCACCTTgataaattttactttaattaaatgataaatttaattgtaattttattGTTTGATAGGACTGGTGAGCGTGCCATACTCCATGGAGGCTTACTGATTGTCTTGGTCGGATTCTTTATCTTATTGCCTTGGGGCAAAAAACTACCAAATATCCAGTGGCAAGGTATAATTCAAGTCACACTACACTATCATTGTAATGTTTTATTGAAagctttttattgtatttttttcttaacgGTATGCATAActtgtttttacagaaataaagaataactCCGTTCCCAGAACAACTTCCATTGAAACGTTAATGCCTTTCTGGGGTTTGCAAGCAATGGAGCTTCCATCCAACCGTACAGTGGAACCCGTAGGCTGCCCTGTCACACAGTCCTGGTGCCTGAATACTCCTATGATCTATCTGGCCCAGTATATCAGCTCTGACATACTAATAGGATTGGGCTATCCAGTTTGTAATGTCATGTCCTACACTTTATACTCAAAAATTCTAGGACCAAAGCCTCAGGTAAGCATGATGTCTAAACGGTTTATTTCATTTGCTCTCCAAGACTTGCACCCTCTTTATTAGAATGAGGGATCTAGCTAAAATTCCTTTGGTCATTAGCCAAATAATAGTATGTTTCAACCAGGGCAGAAGTTTCCAGGAACtctaatcttttttaaaatccaaggCAAGTCCCTAGAGGGATTAGAAAGCAAGGCTTGTACTGCCATTTATGGCAAATCTTACAGTATGAAAATTTCAGAACAACTAAGCCCAAAGCTTGTGACTTTCGACTGTTCTGAGTCATTTTTGTAACAACCAATTGTATATTTGGAATATCAGTACGGAATAATGTTCCTCTTACTAAGTATATTATATAAAGACTACAAATGCTATGATACCTCCAGTTATTGACATTTTACAGTGGTGAAACACATAGCAAGCCGATACTGATGCtcaaaaaattttcttcctttttcaccacttatctcattttttccatgttataTTTTGCTGTAAGAGACTAAATACTTTGAGCCAGAATGCCTTTTTATTAGAAAGCTATAGAGTATGTAGCTCAGTGGAGCCTTCGCATTAATGCTTAGAGAAGCTGAGCAGTACTCTTGGAAACAAAGTACTCCTCCGTATCTAAACGAGTTAAGAAAGATAAGCAATTGCTTAAACACTTCTGAATTTTCTAATTAGGATAATCGGTGGGAATTACTGGCAAGCTAAATAATTCCTGTATCACTAACATAAGCTTTTGATCTTCTGTAGGGTGTCTACATGGGATGGTTAACTGCCTCTGGAAGTGGAGCACGAATACTTGGGCCTGTTTTTGTGAGCCAAATATACACTCATCTGGGACCACGTTGGGCATTTAGCTTAATCTGTGGAGTAGTTGTAGTCTCTCTCTTACTCTTGGAGATAGTATACAAGAGACtaattgcattttctgtcaGATATGGAAGGATGCAAGAAGAGAATtgttaaatatgtatttaaaaaaaaagtaaaaccagccAGAAATAATACTTAGTTTATTACTACTTTTTAATGAGGAGTACCTAACCACTGACCTTGTTGGCTGTATGCTAAGAACTGTACGGCTGTACTTGCACATTGACAGAACACATAACTTGGTCATATCCTAATACATGGTTACACCTGCTGCAACAGAGCTTTTGTATTCTGCTTTTCtagcagcagaggaagggatGTGAACAAGTTAGATCAATACAATGGCACATTTGAAGCGTGTACAGTTTAAATGATGCACCTGTGTACTGAATGCAGCTGTGAAGGTCACAGGTTACGTGCACCCTTTCCAGAAAGaggtaaaagaaatattatcttGATTCTGTGAATCAGGATTAGTAACCCTTTTGTAACTACAAGATTAGTTGAGCTGCATGCACTTTGTATGGAAACATCACTACTTAAGCGAACCTTCTGATGTTCAGTTTGCTAGCTTGTAAGCACTGGTTAATCCAAAATGTCTGACTGGAAACTGTTACATGTCAGCACATCTTCTCCAGgatttcaaatgaaatgtgaCAGAATTGTAGAGGAAGGTAGGTGCCTACTTCACAAGCAGTTTATGGGGGATTTGGGTATTTAAGTTGGTTAAGAGCCATTGAAAATCGCAGCCTCGGTGGCTGTTACTTGAACTACAGTGAACCATATgtgcaatttttcttctgttttgctgaatgcCTTTTTGTAGCAAGAAAGATAACCTGCACAGAGTTGAATTATGCACAGCTTTTCTTAACTTCACTACAAGAAGGAAATACTAAGCATGATTGATAGTTTACACTTTCGTTGTCATTTGTGAGAATGAACGCACTGTGCTGAGCAACCAGTAATTAAGTAAAGGGGAGGAGACTGGCTCCTTGGGTGTTGACTATTAGCTgtagacttattttttttctgatgatatGGTACGAGAAACAGGAATTTACAATATTGgaatcagtttttattttaaaaagtgaaataataatttctctTCATAATGGGGCCTAAGCTCATCTGTATGGGTTTGTTTTATCTGTTTCAAtactactgggaaaaaaaaaactggaatAACTCCCGTATGAGAGTTGTAGCTGCTGTTTAATGTGTCTAATATTTGATGCCTACTGAATTTAATAAATCTAATTAAGTATTCATATGTAATCAATtgttcaaacacaaaaagactACTgaattaaaagattattttttcaatacTGACTGAAGGGAATACAGAAGTTTTATTCTCTCGggctttcctgctgcagaaTCACAAAATGCTATGAGAAAGGACTTTGCTTTTataagcatttcttttatatgctaatttgtaataaatagtaccagaaatactgtgttttggtggtgaaaacagactgcaaaatgaaatgtttaattacAGCAACTGAAAGTTACTTCAGTCATGAGAAATTGGTGTTACTGTAGACATGAGAAATGCAAGAGTTTTCAAAGCGGCTAACATGATTAGGATTTCATGTTCTACAACTCAGTTTGTGCTGAAGGTTAGGACAAAGTATGTATGTTGTATGGGTTTTATTACTGTCATTCTTCAAGCTAGCTAACTTCCAGCTTAAGAGTGAGAAAATGTTTGGGTACTTGGAGGGATTATTTTACCTGTAACTTAAAGGGTTAAGGATAAAACTGGATTCAAGTCTCTTCTTCTGCAGTGAATACCTGTAGAATACAGAATATCCCTAGAAAGGGGTAGCCCATGCACATTAATAAGTTTACATAAtgattaaaataagaaagcaaggTTTTAAATTCTTTGGCCATgagaattgtttttattttcctaggTCAGCTGTGTTTTAAGCTATGGCTTGCTTGTTACAGATTATCATCCTCTCCTTCTTACAAAACATGTTCTTGTTATTCACAGGTAGggcttctgttttttctttttattctggttAGCAATGTAATGTAACTGCACTTACGTCACACTGTTCCTTACAAGCTAGCTGATTCTTCTTTCTAAGCATTTATGCCTTTCTGCCCTCTGGTGTCTACCTCTTAGGCTTTCTTCAACTATTTCTACATTTAGCTTGCACATCAAACTAGATTATATTATGTCTGAAGTAAAGATAATCAGTGTGGCTGATAATGCAAGTTTTTAACATGCAGTCCTGACCTACGTCTTACCAAGGTTGACTtgctactttaaaaatcagttgatTTAAGATTAAAGT
Proteins encoded in this window:
- the MFSD8 gene encoding major facilitator superfamily domain-containing protein 8, whose product is MYLTMFLSSVGFSIVIMSVWPYLQKIDPTADASFLGWIIASYSIGQMVASPLFGLWSNYRPRREPLVVSTAISVAANCLYAYVHVPHSHNKYYMLTARALVGFGAGNVAVVRSYIAGATSLTERTSAMANTSACQAVGFILGPVFQTCFTLIGEEGITWKLVHLQLNMYTAPVLFGALLGVINIILIFAIFREHRVDDMGRQCKSINFEGEESGVLDQDAEGNIDHIAVVAINFLFFVILFVFAVFETIATPLTMDMYSWTRKEAVFYNGIILSVIGIESVIVFMVVKTLSKRTGERAILHGGLLIVLVGFFILLPWGKKLPNIQWQEIKNNSVPRTTSIETLMPFWGLQAMELPSNRTVEPVGCPVTQSWCLNTPMIYLAQYISSDILIGLGYPVCNVMSYTLYSKILGPKPQGVYMGWLTASGSGARILGPVFVSQIYTHLGPRWAFSLICGVVVVSLLLLEIVYKRLIAFSVRYGRMQEENC